The Juglans regia cultivar Chandler chromosome 10, Walnut 2.0, whole genome shotgun sequence genome includes the window AATTTGCTAATGGCAACAAAATCAGTTCCTCAAATTTATGTCACATTTAATTGGGTTAGGTTTCAACCGCCcaaccaattaattaataataggGTGAAATACGTCAACCCTAACCCGATCAGTTATGAATGAGTTGactattagaatatatatattccgAGAATCCAATAAcctagaataataaaataaaaaaaatccaagctataacctagctagctagctagccggTAATTAATTTACTGAAGTATCATACTGATTTTCTTTCGAAATAATTGGACCTCTACTGATTATAATGATTGCAATTTGGTTATTAGCTCGGATTTAAATTTTCTACATGCAGTTTTCACGTGCACTTTAATCTCAAGAGTAAATCATAGAACGGGTCAGTCTAACATATCCAAAATAACAGCACTACAATGTTTGAGTGACACGTAGGCTTCACAGCTTAACTATCATGTGGACGCACATTAGGGGATTTGAAATATGCTTGCTAtggttttacaatttttttccttcaaaaattatagatataagtTACTATTTGGAGTATTCATTTTACACATATAATGTGACATTATCTAGACTATACATCTTCCTAAATAAGTGttgaaaataatcaactaaaaGCAATCACGCAGTGAGTataaagtgtgcactgctataatgATTTAtctatagcattactctttttcctttctacCCAATGCTCAGAGTTGTCTTTGGGATTTCGCATTTTTCTAGTCTTGAAAACTTAAAATGCGTGATGGGTTTCGTAGTCGGATGAAGATTTGGCGTTGAAACAACAATTAGAGTTGTATGTGGAAAGGGTTCACGATCCTGATCCTAGATTGCAGAAGGTTGCGCTTGAGAGCATGAGGTAATCCATTTTTCTTGTCATATTTCCTTCTCCTTTAGGCTTAGAATTTGTGAAGTTTTTATTTGGTTAgggtttaaaattatttaataatttttaccCCTTTGTTCAACTGTTCATGCATTTTCTCCGTTTTTGTgacttgttttattttgttggttgttttggtTCTTCAAAGGGGTTCACATTTGGGCTTATAGATTGATGTGGAAGTTGTGGGTGACGGAGATGGTGGGCAACGGATGGTGCGAAATTAATGGTGGGCGAAGGACTGGTGGCAGTGGAATTGATGCACGACGGATCAACTGGTGTCATGCGGTAGTGCAAAGTGATGGAGATGGTGCAAATCGGCAGTCTGAAATTCTGAAGGGAGCTTTTGGCCGACGAAAATCTTCTCTTCGATTTATATTCTGCTTCTGAGAGCTTACTATACAATGCGATGAGGCCATTGCAGTTTCTGTATAATTGTTGACGTGGCAGAATATTAGTGGAGACTGTTAAACACATACCTTCGGATGAACCACTTCAAAGCAGAACACTAATCTCAATGTACGTACAAGCAAGATATCTTACTAGCATGTACGTACCAGCTGCTTTCTAGGGAAAATGATTTGATCCTCAACAACTTCTTATTCAAATATGAAGATCTCAAGTAGGATaaataaatgcattaaatgAGATCTACGTGATCAGTTATCGATCCTAAATACTTACCTGATTTTATTTCTGACATCCGATAAAATAATTAGCAGTGCCTCCCGGCCGGCGCTTTGAAACAAGAATATCTATGTTTTCGGCAGCATGAACTACTGAAAGATGATATGTACCTGAGGTCATGATCACGCTcaacaacatcatcatcatcatcctaaACAGGAATATTGAATTTGACTTAGTTTACCAATCCCTATATATCCCCCCCAAGTCCAATATGGGTTGGCTAGGCAATTTGATCCTGAAGCCAACTTGAAGTAGTAGTTTTCTCAGGCCTCATGTATTCAGGTAGAATTTGTCAACGTTGCTGACATGATTCAAGTTTTTGTTCTGCGCTTTCTTATTGACTGATCATCGTTTATTGATATGGCTGAAAGGCAAGTTCtaacaaagaaattaattagtaGTGTAAAAATCCACTGATCTGAACCACAAATGTCAaccctcctccctctctctcctattatttattttttttctttgcacgTTCTTTTTCTGTCTCCCTCTCAGCCTTTGGTTTTTGTTGCAACCGCTGATTAATTTCCTCAACCCCACCTGGCCCTGGCCCACTCACAGATTCTACAAAATGGGTTCCCTTTTCCTATTCTTTTCATCATCATTAATCTCCCATATAAATCACCCTTTACTAGAGGCTTCTCGATCCGGCCTGGAAGAACAAAAGTTTTCCtatcttttacttattttcttGGCGTTGAAATATTGATGGAGAATTCTTTGAGttcatgtattaacaaagccatTGCTTCTAAAGGAGCCGCAGACTGCAGCCCTGAGGAAAGTGGATGGACTAAATACTTGGAAGATTTCTCAAGTTACAAAGGACATGATGATTCCTCTTCTATTTTCCATAGCTCTTCTTTGATCTCTGATGCTGCTTCTTCTGCTGCATGGAAGAATTCCAATAACAAGAATCTGAAGGATCCAAAGAGTACACTAGGTTTCAAGAATACAAGAGCCAAGATAATAGATGATTCTTTGGAGGATACTGCTAGCTCTCCCGTTAGTAGTCCGAAGGTCAGATATtcaggaaccatcttccaactTGTTTTCCCTTTCTCCTCTTCtgttttacttttacattgaTTTTTGTTTAGCTCTTGACGTTTTCTTTAACAATGTTTGTGAACAGGTTAGTGATTTGGGACCAGTAGATATGAATCCTGTAGAGgtaaatgatcatatatattggATGGCAGTACTTAGTTCTCTGGAATTTTCTAACTTTTATTTTGGATAACAAATTTTTCTAGGATATTATACAAGAGTGTAGTTTTGGTGTTAGAACCtgatcataaattatttttgttggcgATGATTTTGTAGATGAAGGGAGGTATTTTAGAGTATTATGATCCAGAACTGCAGGCGGATGAAAGAAGTACTAGTGAAATCAACTTTGGAGGAAAGATCGATATTAATCATGATTCTAGAAATTTAAGGAAGATGGGGCTATGCTTGGTTCCTTTGTCCAAGTTGGTGAACTATTTCCGTTGACTGGCATTAaaacatctctctttctctctcccggCCCTCTCCCAGCTCGTAAAACATCTTGACATGCTAGGAAACTTCCTGCAGTCATGTTATATTTATCGTTTCATGTACTCTGTTCTAAGCTCATCTCTTTCGTCAACATCTGTAAATCTTTGTCCGTATATAACTTCTGTAATATTGTTGTAATATATGGACAGAGGAGAAGAGGCTGATCAGACAATGTACCTCGAAGGAAGGGATATATgctcaatataaataaatatatatgtatgtatgtatgtatatgtgtgtatatatatatatatatatatatcatattttaggGGCTTAATTACAAGGATAGataatgataaagaaaaaatgcCTAATTAAAAAGGTTAATTGCAGCAGACAAACAATTTACACACAAACAAGTAAAATAGCATatcgaattaaattaattactacttctaattaattgaaaaggtaataatattacatttacaactatttttcacccgttttaaaaaaatcactattcttttcataataataatcGCAGACCATTATACGATGCGtaggaataatatatatatatatatatatatatatatatgtgtgtgtgtgtgtgtgtgtgtgtctgtatatatatatatataagatattcaATTATAATGtactgtatatttttaagaattctTAAGGATGCATTTTGCACCATTAgataaaaatcaagaaaatagtACTTGAGGAGAAACCTATATATAAATCTTTGTGAATTAACCTGCAGtttatgatcatgatgatcatatatatataatgaggttaaaaaactaaaagactcctaattttaaataaaagatagtaatttgattaaatatatcattttcatttgataatttatttttaataaaaatacagatttaattaattagatatattatatatagtacttcatttaataaaataacagcttatttgtaaatattattcatCTTTATTTAATCATAATACAATTGGAGAGTGGATGATAATAGGGATATATGAGCAAATTAGTTATATCTTTGGAAATTATGTAGTATATAcgtacaatattatataatttcaattaaaaGTTGTGCGAAATTTAATTGGATATGTTATTTTCACATGTTtaactattatataaatatatatatatatatatatatgatgtggtTTTGTGAGAGCAAATTAAGCTTATTGATATATATTCCCTAGCTAGCCTAATGATCAATTACTTACAACTCTTTTATTGCAATATCCTTATAACCATATATTGCATCATGGAGATCAAACTTGTAGGTACGTGCATGGTATTAATTATAAGCTTACTAACAAGGCATTGTTCTTTGAAGTTGCCTACTATGATATCCCTACAAGCAACATTAATTGCCATATAAATGGCATTAAACAAGAGACTTAGCCCCCGGtttggatacttagaatatttcataatatctgtgaatagtaatgaaatagtttgagttaagatgttttattagattttagaaaatgagagaaaaaaaaattgaataaaaatattataatgttagaaattttttataattttttaatattaactttTTTCGAAATTTGaaagagtattattttttgtgttttgtttaggaGTTTAAGAAAGTTGAtctaataattagataaaaaaattgaaaattgaaaagtattttgtgtttgagcaatgtttgaaaataaaatttctaaaaatatgtGAGAATAATTTAGcatccaaaccagcccttacTGCTTTAAATTAGTCGGGTTGATGTTGCCtcattataatgttatataaatcGAGAAGTTCCCTAGTTCTAGATCAATATCCCTAAGTAGGAatatttggatatatatatatatatatatatatatatatatctctaagAGTTTCCGTCCAATCTCAAAAAAGTTTAGAATGAGTGAGATCAGATAGATACAAGAAGTGAGCcttacatataatttatatataattacccGATTGAGCATTATTAAAGATTCAATAGATACCATatgtttttatctttctttcacttatatatattgatcattaacactaataaaaataagaacaataaaagaaaagtagatttatgggtttaaatttaaagggtttcaaaatatataagatCCCCCTCCGATCAATCCATGTGCACTAGCATGCATTAATatattaggaaaatgatttacggtttgtttgttttcagagatgagatgagatgagattaaagttaaaaaggtgaataaagtattgttagaatatattttttaatattatttttgttttggaatttgaaaaagttgaattgtttattttattttgtattgaaaattagaaaagttgtaatgattagatgagatgagatcaaatattttctgaaaataaacgagaccttaatggTTAGCGATCAGCACAGAacataacaaattaattaataagctcAAAGCTAgctttttaaaaattgaaatatattctgtactgatcaatatatataataggccATTTTAGCacaagaaaatcttaaaaaattaaaattaagaaaaaatccaaattaaaatagaaactacgaactttttaaagaaaaaaaaaaaaagaaaagaaaaagtagtaACTACTTATTTATAGTCATTGATCGATGCTGCACGCAGTACCTTACGAGGGTCCAAGACTCCAAAGGCCGAGTTAATGCAAGCCAACCTGAAAATTAACCACATGCATCAGGCCGATGCATGGAGAGCTATTGGCATGGTCAATTTGCTGCCACCCGGCCTTAGCTAGCTAGCGGCTGATGGGGTCGCGCGCCCGTTATCCACCCCACCCCATATATgccactttttttattatttaaaatgaattttattatgtGCAAATAAGTTTACATATCaatctgcatattaatattattgtctttatattctaaatttaaattaacactatttttaataaaatatattttttaaccaatcatattgaataaatacacatattaatgtacataatcgcttacaattaaatttttccatttaaaattatctcgaTATAAGTgttgttttaaaacttttacattaagttttttcttaaatttgatcTTACTAAGTCTTAAAGTTAATaccaaatgatttttctttttttaatctttattagttttagtttttagtttgttttttagaaaagggtttttttttttctaatttttgttgactttttaattttattttttagaggttagttttttattttttaatattcctttatgtgcttttttttaatttgcaagtattttatttctttttttcatatttttattctattgctaatattttcaagtcttATTTTCTTAGCTTCTACTTgtttattcttgtttttttttttttttagttatttttcatttaaagctTTTAAAGTGCATGCTAATTTTATACTTTTAGGTTTTAATTAGTTTCTTCTCTACTAGTGCGGCATGTTGAAAACACATTTGCTAACACCTGTATGTTTTTAACACGTACGTTACTTAAGTCATTAGTCATAACATGTAAAAtaagcaacatatatataatataatcgat containing:
- the LOC108981656 gene encoding vascular-related unknown protein 1-like encodes the protein MENSLSSCINKAIASKGAADCSPEESGWTKYLEDFSSYKGHDDSSSIFHSSSLISDAASSAAWKNSNNKNLKDPKSTLGFKNTRAKIIDDSLEDTASSPVSSPKVSDLGPVDMNPVEMKGGILEYYDPELQADERSTSEINFGGKIDINHDSRNLRKMGLCLVPLSKLVNYFR